The proteins below come from a single Felis catus isolate Fca126 chromosome A1, F.catus_Fca126_mat1.0, whole genome shotgun sequence genomic window:
- the GAS6 gene encoding growth arrest-specific protein 6 encodes MPPPPALAAALGTALLVLLLASESAHTVMLRAREAAQFLRPRQRRAYQVFEEAKQGHLERECIEELCSQEEAREVFENDPETDYFYPRYLDCVSRHGPPHSKSPAFAACVQNLPDQCSPNPCNKEGTQVCQDLMGNFYCQCRAGWGGRLCDRDVNECSQQNGGCNQICLNKPGSFHCACYSGYALTVDSRTCQDVDECADGRACGEARCSNLPGSYACLCDEGYAFSPQEKTCQDVDECAEGRCEQACVNSPGGYTCHCDGRGGLKLSPDMNTCEDILPCVPFNVAKSVKSLYLGRMFSGTPVIRLRFKRLQPTRLLAEFDFRTFDPEGVLFFAGGHQDSAWIVLGLRAGRLELQLRYGGVGRVTSSGPVINHGTWQTISVEELDRNLVIKVNKDAVMKIAVAGDLFQLDRGLYHLNLTVGGIPFKEKDLVQPINPRLDGCMRSWNWLSGEDTTIQETVKANSKMQCFSVTERGSFYPGTGFAFYSLDYTRTSAAVGTEAAWEIEVVAWIRPATDTGVLLALVGGDRVVALSVALVDYHSTKKLKKQLVVLAVEGVTLALMEIKVCDGQEHRVAVSVQKGEATLEVDGTRGQSEVSAAGLQESLAVLERHLQGSVLTFVGGLPDVPVTSAPVTAFYRGCMTLEVNQQTLDLDEAAYKHSDITSHSCPPVEQASP; translated from the exons atgccgccgccgcccgcgctcGCCGCCGCCCTGGGCACCGCGCTGCTTGTGCTCCTGCTGGCCTCCGAGTCCGCGCACA CTGTGATGCTGCGGGCGCGAGAGGCGGCGCAGTTCCTGCGGCCCCGGCAGCGACGCGCCTACCAGGTCTTCGAGGAGGCCAAGCAGGGCCACCTGGAGAGGGAATGCATTGAGGAGCTGTGCAGCCAGGAGGAGGCCCGGGAGGTGTTCGAGAACGACCCCGAGACG gaCTATTTTTACCCAAGATACTTAG ACTGCGTCAGTAGGCATGGGCCTCCGCACAGCAAGAGCCCCGCTTTCGCCGCCTGCGTTCAGA ACTTGCCTGACCAGTGCTCCCCAAACCCCTGCAACAAGGAGGGGACTCAAGTCTGCCAAGACCTCATGGGCAACTTctattgccagtgcagagctggctgGGGCGGGCGGCTCTGTGACAGAG ATGTCAACGAGTGCAGCCAGCAGAATGGGGGCTGCAACCAAATATGCCTCAACAAGCCCGGCAGCTTCCATTGCGCCTGCTACAGTGGCTATGCGCTCACGGTGGACAGCAGGACCTGCCAAG ACGTGGACGAGTGCGCAGACGGCAGGGCCTGTGGGGAGGCGCGCTGCAGCAACCTGCCGGGCTCCTACGCCTGCCTCTGTGATGAGGGCTACGCATTCAGTCCCCAGGAGAAGACCTGTCAAG ATGTGGACGAGTGTGCTGAGGGGCGCTGTGAGCAGGCCTGTGTCAACTCCCCAGGGGGCTACACCTGCCACTGTGACGGGCGTGGGGGCCTCAAGCTGTCCCCGGACATGAACACCTGCGAG GACATTTTGCCCTGCGTGCCTTTCAATGTGGCCAAAAGCGTGAAGTCCTTGTACCTGGGCCGCATGTTCAGCGGGACCCCCGTGATCAGACTGCGCTTCAAAAGGCTGCAGCCCACCAG GCTGCTCGCTGAATTCGACTTCAGGACCTTTGACCCCGAAGGGGTCCTGTTCTTTGCTGGAGGTCATCAAGACAGCGCCTGGATCGTGCTGGGCCTGCGGGCTGGCCGGCTGGAACTGCAGCTCCGCTACGGTGGTGTCGGCCGAGTCACCAGCAGCGGGCCTGTCATCAACCATGGCACATGGCAGACG ATCTCTGTGGAGGAGCTGGACCGGAATCTGGTCATCAAGGTGAACAAGGATGCCGTGATGAAGATCGCGGTGGCCGGGGACCTGTTTCAGCTTGACAGAGGACTGTATCATCTGAACCTGACCGTGGGAGGCATTCCCTTCAAGGAGAAGGACCTGGTCCAGCCA aTAAACCCCCGTCTAGATGGCTGTATGAGGAGCTGGAACTGGCTGAGTGGCGAGGACACCACCATCCAAGAAACGGTGAAAGCAAACTCCAAGATGCAGTGTTTCTCCGTGACGGAGAGAGGGTCCTTCTACCCCGGGACCGGCTTTGCCTTCTACAGCCTCGATTACA CTCGGACGTCCGCGGCCGTTGGCACCGAGGCAGCCTGGGAAATAGAGGTCGTGGCTTGGATCCGCCCCGCCACTGACACAGGGGTGCTGCTCGCGCTGGTGGGCGGCGACCGCGTGGTCGCCCTCTCCGTGGCCCTGGTTGACTACCACTCCACCAAGAAGCTCAAGAAGCAG CTGGTCGTCCTGGCTGTGGAGGGAGTCACCCTGGCCCTGATGGAGATCAAGGTCTGTGACGGCCAGGAGCACCGAGTGGCCGTCTCTGTGCAGAAGGGTGAGGCCACCCTGGAGGTGGACGGCACCAGGGGCCAGAGCGAAGTGAGCGCCGCGGGGCTGCAGGAGAGCCTGGCCGTGCTCGAGAGGCACCtacagggctctgtgctcaccttTGTTGGCGGACTTCCAG ACGTGCCTGTGACCTCAGCGCCAGTCACGGCCTTCTACCGCGGCTGCATGACCCTGGAGGTCAACCAGCAGACGCTGGACCTGGACGAGGCCGCCTACAAGCACAGTGACATCACATCACACTCCTGCCCCCCCGTCGAGCAGGCCAGCCCCtag